CCTGCTAGGGCCATACCGTTACCCTTAGGACCGTGACAAGCAATACATGCTGTTACACCACGTTCCTCGTCACCACCTTGATACAGTGCGCGACCGGCTTCAACATACTGCTCTGGAGTTTCACCAGGCTTTTGGTCTTGGCTAGAGAAATACGCTGCTAAGTCTTTCATATCTTGCTCAGAAAGTGGGGCAGCCATACCGTTCATTACAGCATTGTTACGACCTTCTTCACCACCTGTTTGTGAAGCAAGTTTAAATTCCATCAGTTGTTTAACAATGTACTTTTCATGCTGGCCAGCAATCTTAGGGTTCATGTCAATCATGCTGTTACCATCAGGTCCATGACATGCTGCGCAAACAGCTGACTTCGCTTTACCTGCCTCGGCATCGCCTTCTGCTACAGCAGTTGCGCTTAAACCTAAA
The DNA window shown above is from Alteromonas sp. KC3 and carries:
- a CDS encoding c-type cytochrome; translation: MKKLCLLVCMSLGLSATAVAEGDAEAGKAKSAVCAACHGPDGNSMIDMNPKIAGQHEKYIVKQLMEFKLASQTGGEEGRNNAVMNGMAAPLSEQDMKDLAAYFSSQDQKPGETPEQYVEAGRALYQGGDEERGVTACIACHGPKGNGMALAGFPDISGQHATYTASQLKAFRSGQRHNDMNGMMRDIAMKLTDEDIEILSNYIAGLH